A genomic window from Streptomyces sp. MST-110588 includes:
- a CDS encoding alkaline phosphatase D family protein — MAGLRLGPLLRYVDEDSATVWVETDRPCEVHVRCDSGAGGAERTWQVAGHHYALVPVTGLTPGDETPYRVLLDGQEVWPLPDGRFPASTIRTLPASTGPQEGNGPGQAQRSELRIAFGSCRWSAPPADSSHDPIGPDALNALAHALSSDPGRDRPDVLILLGDQVYADQTSDATARLLAEHRDLSQPPWKQVANYEEYTHLYYESWLDPEVRWLLSTVPTCMIFDDHDVIDDWNTSAAWLTRMRATSWWRERVMGGLMSYWVHQHLGNLSPAELARDELYVRVRDLPDGTELVREFATAADAEPACARWSYRRDFGRVRLIMVDTRANRVLDEGRRGMLDPAEMKWLRQEALADRGSYDHLLIGSSLPWLLPHLIHDVEGWNAALCGGKRGAGWARRSETLRQRADLEHWAAFPESFEALTELITEAASGEAAPATVCVLSGDVHHAYVAEPLWPGDAGGPGKGDAFDGGGASGDGASDMGASGSGGVRRSRVFQLTCSPVHNSIPASVRAGFRFGWSRTGRRLGKVLARHGRLPRPSVEWRRTGGPWFGNQLMTLTLRGRAADLRLDHARAEQQDPERMVAVWHHALSEAVETDDTDNRGGKDEKENKGDTGRTPLYQ, encoded by the coding sequence ATGGCCGGGTTACGTCTGGGACCGCTGCTGCGGTATGTGGACGAGGACAGTGCGACGGTATGGGTCGAGACGGACCGGCCGTGCGAGGTGCATGTCCGGTGCGACAGCGGCGCGGGCGGCGCGGAACGCACGTGGCAGGTGGCCGGGCACCACTACGCGCTGGTCCCGGTCACGGGGCTGACGCCGGGCGACGAGACACCGTACCGCGTCCTGCTGGACGGGCAGGAGGTGTGGCCGCTGCCCGACGGCCGCTTTCCGGCCAGCACGATCCGTACGCTGCCGGCGTCCACAGGGCCCCAGGAAGGCAACGGGCCCGGGCAGGCGCAGCGTTCCGAGCTGCGTATCGCTTTCGGGTCCTGCCGCTGGTCGGCGCCGCCCGCGGACTCCTCGCACGACCCGATCGGACCGGACGCCCTGAATGCGCTGGCCCATGCCCTGAGTTCCGATCCCGGCCGCGACCGCCCCGATGTGCTGATCCTGCTGGGTGACCAGGTTTACGCCGACCAGACCTCGGACGCGACCGCCCGGCTGCTCGCCGAGCACCGCGACCTCTCGCAGCCGCCGTGGAAACAGGTGGCCAACTATGAGGAGTACACCCACCTCTATTACGAGTCCTGGCTCGACCCGGAGGTGCGCTGGCTGCTCTCCACCGTCCCGACCTGCATGATCTTCGACGACCACGACGTCATCGACGACTGGAACACCTCCGCCGCCTGGCTGACGCGGATGCGCGCGACCTCCTGGTGGCGGGAGCGCGTCATGGGCGGCCTGATGTCCTATTGGGTGCACCAGCACCTGGGGAACCTCTCGCCCGCCGAGCTGGCCCGCGACGAGCTGTACGTACGGGTGCGCGACCTGCCGGACGGCACGGAACTCGTACGGGAGTTCGCGACGGCCGCGGACGCCGAGCCGGCCTGCGCCCGCTGGAGCTACCGCCGCGACTTCGGGCGGGTGCGGCTGATCATGGTCGACACCCGCGCCAACCGTGTCCTGGACGAAGGGCGGCGCGGGATGCTCGACCCGGCCGAGATGAAGTGGCTGCGGCAGGAGGCGCTGGCCGACCGGGGATCGTACGACCATCTCCTGATCGGCAGTTCGCTGCCGTGGCTGCTGCCGCACCTGATACACGACGTGGAAGGGTGGAACGCCGCGCTGTGCGGCGGAAAGCGGGGCGCGGGCTGGGCCCGGCGGAGCGAGACGCTGCGCCAGCGGGCCGACCTGGAGCACTGGGCGGCCTTCCCGGAGTCCTTCGAGGCGCTGACCGAGCTGATCACCGAGGCGGCGAGCGGGGAGGCGGCGCCCGCCACGGTGTGCGTACTGTCCGGCGATGTGCACCACGCGTACGTGGCCGAGCCGTTGTGGCCCGGTGACGCGGGCGGGCCCGGGAAGGGCGACGCCTTTGACGGCGGTGGCGCGTCCGGCGATGGCGCGTCCGACATGGGCGCCTCCGGCAGCGGCGGCGTCCGCAGGAGCCGGGTGTTTCAGCTCACCTGTTCCCCCGTGCACAACAGCATCCCCGCGTCGGTCCGGGCCGGTTTCCGCTTCGGCTGGAGCCGTACGGGCCGTCGGCTGGGCAAGGTGCTGGCCCGGCACGGACGGCTGCCGCGGCCGTCCGTGGAGTGGCGGCGTACGGGCGGGCCGTGGTTCGGCAATCAGCTCATGACGCTGACGCTGCGCGGGCGGGCGGCGGACCTGCGGCTGGACCACGCACGAGCGGAGCAACAGGATCCGGAGCGGATGGTGGCGGTCTGGCACCATGCGCTCTCGGAAGCGGTCGAAACCGACGACACGGACAACAGAGGCGGGAAGGACGAAAAGGAGAACAAGGGCGATACGGGTCGGACTCCTCTGTATCAGTGA
- a CDS encoding HNH endonuclease family protein, whose translation MSGVYARRITFAAASAVALAGTLALSGPAAQAAPPSPPNAATARTYLAQIKEQPQGPQDGYSRSKFPHWIDQGHNCNTREVVLKRDGSNVQQDGNCAAVSGKWYSPYDGATWTKASDLDIDHVVPLSEAWKSGAAQWTTARRQQFANDLTHSQLIAVTDNVNQDKGDKDPAKWLPPKTSYRCEYARMWVWVKHEYGLTADSAEKAALKGILNAC comes from the coding sequence ATGTCCGGTGTCTACGCGCGTCGCATAACCTTCGCCGCAGCATCCGCCGTCGCGCTGGCCGGCACGCTGGCACTGAGCGGCCCGGCCGCCCAGGCAGCCCCGCCCAGCCCCCCGAACGCCGCCACGGCCCGCACGTACCTCGCACAGATCAAGGAGCAGCCACAGGGCCCGCAGGACGGCTACAGCCGTTCAAAGTTCCCGCACTGGATCGACCAGGGGCACAACTGCAACACCCGCGAGGTGGTGCTGAAACGTGACGGCAGCAATGTCCAGCAGGACGGGAACTGTGCGGCCGTCAGCGGCAAGTGGTACTCGCCGTACGACGGCGCGACCTGGACGAAGGCGTCCGACCTGGACATCGACCACGTCGTACCGCTGTCGGAGGCGTGGAAGTCCGGCGCCGCGCAGTGGACCACGGCCCGGCGCCAGCAGTTCGCCAACGACCTCACCCACTCCCAGCTCATCGCCGTCACCGACAACGTCAACCAGGACAAGGGCGACAAGGACCCGGCGAAGTGGCTGCCCCCGAAGACCTCCTACCGCTGCGAGTACGCGCGGATGTGGGTCTGGGTGAAGCACGAGTACGGGCTGACGGCCGACTCGGCGGAGAAGGCGGCGCTGAAGGGGATCCTGAACGCCTGCTGA
- a CDS encoding ABC transporter permease, translated as MLLPVNVTLGIVLAVLLAVAVAVAALARLGRARAIAVAGLRAALQLAAVSYLIGWVVRTVPWLLCFLGLMFAVAVRTAGRRITRNGTWWWAAAPIAAGVAPVVALLLLTGLVPPRGLSLIPVTGILIGGALTATVLGGRRALDELETRRGEVEAGMALGLLDREARMEVARPVAADALLPGLDQTRTVGLVTLPGAFVGMLLGGASPVQAGAVQLFVLVSLMAVQAVAVAVVLELVTRGRLNRVSLLSAEGE; from the coding sequence GTGCTGCTGCCGGTCAACGTCACCCTGGGCATCGTCCTCGCCGTCCTCCTGGCCGTCGCCGTGGCGGTCGCCGCCCTCGCGCGGCTCGGCCGGGCACGCGCCATCGCCGTCGCCGGTCTCCGCGCGGCCCTCCAGCTCGCCGCCGTCTCTTACCTCATCGGCTGGGTCGTGCGTACCGTGCCCTGGCTGCTGTGCTTCCTCGGCCTGATGTTCGCCGTGGCCGTACGGACCGCCGGGCGCCGCATCACCCGCAACGGCACCTGGTGGTGGGCCGCCGCGCCCATCGCCGCCGGCGTGGCCCCGGTCGTGGCACTGCTGCTCCTCACCGGCCTGGTACCGCCGCGCGGTCTGTCCCTCATTCCCGTCACCGGCATCCTCATCGGCGGCGCGCTCACCGCCACCGTGCTCGGCGGCCGGCGCGCGCTGGACGAACTGGAGACCCGGCGCGGGGAGGTGGAGGCCGGGATGGCGCTGGGGCTGCTGGACCGCGAAGCCCGTATGGAGGTCGCCCGCCCGGTCGCGGCGGACGCGCTGCTGCCGGGTCTGGACCAGACCCGGACCGTGGGACTGGTCACTCTTCCGGGGGCGTTCGTGGGCATGCTGCTGGGCGGGGCGTCACCCGTTCAGGCGGGTGCGGTGCAGCTTTTCGTACTGGTGTCGCTGATGGCGGTCCAGGCGGTGGCGGTTGCGGTGGTGCTGGAACTGGTGACCCGCGGCCGGCTGAACCGCGTATCCTTGCTGTCAGCAGAAGGGGAGTAG
- a CDS encoding TMEM165/GDT1 family protein has product MFSFTVAAVVFGVVFLAELPDKTALAGLMLGTRYRASYVFVGVAAAFAVHVALAIAAGSVLTLLPHRLVQGVVGVLFLAGAAVLLFKKDDEEEEINKPADQTFWKVSGAGFMMILVAEFGDLTQIMTANLAARYEDPLSVGVGAVLALWAVAGLGILGGRTLMKYVPLKLITKVAACVMLLLAGFSLYEAIAG; this is encoded by the coding sequence GTGTTCAGCTTCACCGTCGCAGCCGTCGTTTTCGGCGTCGTCTTCCTCGCCGAGCTGCCCGACAAGACCGCTCTGGCCGGCCTGATGCTCGGCACCCGCTACCGGGCCTCGTACGTCTTCGTGGGCGTGGCGGCGGCCTTCGCCGTCCATGTCGCCCTGGCCATCGCCGCCGGCAGTGTCCTGACGCTCCTTCCGCACCGCCTGGTGCAGGGGGTGGTCGGCGTGCTGTTCCTGGCGGGCGCGGCGGTCCTGCTCTTCAAGAAGGACGACGAGGAGGAGGAGATCAACAAGCCCGCCGACCAGACCTTCTGGAAGGTCTCCGGGGCGGGCTTCATGATGATCCTGGTCGCGGAGTTCGGCGATCTGACCCAGATCATGACCGCGAACCTCGCCGCCCGCTACGAGGACCCGCTCTCGGTCGGCGTCGGCGCGGTCCTGGCGCTGTGGGCGGTCGCGGGTCTGGGCATCCTCGGCGGCCGTACGCTGATGAAGTACGTACCGCTCAAGCTCATCACCAAGGTCGCGGCCTGCGTGATGCTGCTGCTGGCGGGCTTCAGCCTGTACGAGGCGATTGCCGGGTAG
- a CDS encoding HAD-IA family hydrolase: MPATTTLTARALLLDMDSTIVNSEAVVERCWRRWADEQGLPADEVLKVVHGRQGWATMAALLPDRPMELNHEDNRRMLEQETSDMDGVVPVAGAPVFMEAVQGLPHALVTSADIRLSDARMGAAGLPMPAVRITAESVSASKPDPEGFLKGAAALGFAPEDCVVFEDSEAGIMAGRAAGMRVVGVGERAAAFGPTVQVRDLTQVRVEALPDGSIALHISADAAYGTTAEAAPDATADARTDAGTDAAAA, translated from the coding sequence ATGCCGGCCACCACCACGCTCACCGCCCGCGCCCTGCTGCTCGACATGGACAGCACGATCGTGAACTCGGAGGCCGTCGTGGAGCGCTGCTGGCGCCGCTGGGCCGACGAGCAGGGGCTGCCGGCCGACGAGGTCCTCAAGGTCGTGCACGGCCGCCAGGGCTGGGCCACGATGGCGGCACTGCTGCCCGACCGCCCCATGGAGCTCAACCACGAGGACAACCGGCGGATGCTGGAGCAGGAGACCTCCGACATGGACGGCGTCGTGCCGGTGGCCGGGGCCCCCGTCTTCATGGAGGCCGTACAGGGCCTGCCGCACGCCCTGGTGACCTCCGCCGACATACGTCTGTCCGACGCCCGTATGGGCGCGGCGGGGCTGCCGATGCCGGCGGTCCGTATCACCGCCGAGTCCGTGAGCGCCAGCAAGCCCGATCCGGAGGGCTTCCTCAAGGGCGCCGCCGCGCTGGGCTTCGCCCCTGAGGACTGTGTCGTTTTCGAGGACTCCGAGGCGGGCATCATGGCGGGCAGGGCGGCCGGCATGCGCGTGGTCGGTGTCGGGGAGCGGGCGGCGGCCTTCGGCCCCACGGTCCAGGTCCGCGACCTGACCCAGGTACGCGTCGAGGCGCTGCCGGACGGCTCGATCGCCCTGCACATCAGCGCGGACGCCGCTTACGGCACGACGGCCGAAGCCGCTCCCGACGCCACGGCGGACGCCCGGACGGATGCCGGGACGGACGCCGCTGCCGCCTGA
- a CDS encoding peptidoglycan-binding domain-containing protein, with product MTVPSATSAGLATSAGSAASAGSATTATSAMLVRRHRRKQAAVAAMAVTAAGLAAGAVLLSGALLTDADDDRALPDGRQDSHVPTRPTEGEARRSAGAVPSPGSPGAPGSSSPTASAAASPSALPSRTTAGSRPSDGVSRAPSRSPVPSPAVTTVSGTVSQAPDGDGTGTPPGGPLVLREGASGPEVVELQDRLRQVGGYAGPADGRYDADVREAVAAYQRAYQVRGDPEGVYGPWTRRSLESRTDEP from the coding sequence ATGACGGTCCCATCGGCCACATCGGCCGGATTGGCCACGTCGGCCGGATCGGCGGCGTCGGCCGGATCGGCCACGACGGCGACATCCGCGATGCTCGTCCGCCGCCATCGCAGGAAGCAGGCGGCCGTCGCCGCGATGGCGGTGACCGCGGCGGGTCTGGCCGCGGGCGCGGTGCTGCTCAGCGGCGCCCTGCTGACCGACGCGGACGACGACCGCGCGCTGCCGGACGGCCGTCAGGACTCCCACGTCCCCACCCGCCCCACGGAGGGCGAGGCCCGGCGGTCGGCCGGCGCGGTGCCCTCCCCCGGATCCCCCGGCGCTCCGGGATCTTCGAGCCCCACGGCATCCGCTGCCGCCTCGCCGTCCGCCCTCCCGTCCCGTACGACGGCCGGCTCCCGCCCCTCGGACGGCGTCTCCCGCGCCCCGTCGCGGTCCCCCGTACCCTCCCCGGCGGTGACCACGGTGTCCGGCACCGTGAGCCAGGCCCCCGACGGCGACGGGACGGGCACCCCGCCGGGCGGGCCGCTCGTGCTGCGGGAGGGAGCCAGCGGCCCGGAGGTGGTGGAGTTGCAGGACCGGCTGCGGCAGGTGGGCGGGTACGCGGGCCCGGCGGACGGACGGTACGACGCGGACGTACGGGAGGCGGTGGCCGCCTACCAGCGGGCCTATCAGGTGCGGGGCGATCCCGAAGGCGTGTACGGGCCGTGGACGCGGCGGTCGCTGGAGTCCCGTACGGACGAGCCGTGA
- a CDS encoding MFS transporter, with translation MPTPVPSPHQGPYQDRTRVRTGTEASPDRRETLMAHHTGAPAVPGEGQSPRTVLVAIGALLLGMLVAALDQTIVATALPTIVSDLGGLDHLSWVVTAYLLASTAATPLWGKLGDQYGRKKLFQTAIVIFLLGSALCGLAQDMPQLIAFRAVQGLGGGGLIVLSMAIVGDIVPPRDRGKYQGLFGAVFGATSVLGPLLGGLFVDHLSWRWVFYVNLPIGAVALIVIAAVLHIPVRRTPHRIDYLGTLLIAAVAAALVLMTSLGGVSYPWGSWQIIGLGVLGAVLLAAFVLVERRAAEPVLPLRLFKLRTFTLTSVIGFVIGFAMFGSMTYLPTFLQVVHGVSPTVSGVHMLPMVIGVLLSSTASGQIVSRTGRYKVFPIAGTAVTAVGLLLLHQLTPSSSVAVMSAYFFVFGFGLGLVMQVLVLIVQNAVAYQDLGAATSGATFFRSIGSSFGVSIFGTIFANKLGPRIADALAGAPLPPGIDPSKIAEDPRTVAQLPPDRAGGVLNAYSTSITDVFLYAVPIVLFAFVLAWFLKEDPLRGSVTAPDNSEVYSSNPVERSSYEECARALSKLGSLEGRKKIYEKITAKAGLDLKPAASWMLLRINRFGSVEPALLAERSIVPLHVITEAARQIEERGLAVREGLPLILTERGREVAARLAAARQESLAELLGDWWTEDRPTDLTELVEQLSTELCGSDAERPDNGDARWRRNSATAGRPTGRMH, from the coding sequence CTGCCAACGCCCGTACCGAGCCCGCACCAAGGTCCGTACCAGGACCGCACCAGAGTCCGTACCGGGACCGAGGCGTCACCGGACCGGAGGGAGACGCTCATGGCGCACCACACCGGCGCCCCTGCCGTCCCCGGCGAGGGGCAGTCCCCGCGAACCGTCCTCGTCGCGATCGGCGCGCTCTTGCTCGGCATGCTCGTCGCGGCGCTCGACCAGACCATCGTCGCCACCGCACTGCCCACCATCGTCAGTGACCTCGGCGGCCTGGACCACCTCTCCTGGGTGGTCACCGCCTACCTCCTCGCCTCGACGGCGGCGACTCCGCTGTGGGGCAAGCTGGGCGACCAGTACGGGCGCAAGAAGCTCTTCCAGACCGCCATCGTCATCTTCCTCCTCGGCTCCGCGCTGTGCGGCCTGGCGCAGGACATGCCGCAGCTCATCGCCTTCCGGGCGGTCCAGGGGCTGGGCGGCGGCGGTCTGATCGTGCTGTCGATGGCGATCGTCGGTGACATCGTGCCGCCCCGGGACCGCGGCAAGTACCAGGGCCTGTTCGGCGCGGTCTTCGGTGCCACCAGCGTCCTGGGACCGCTGCTCGGCGGCCTGTTCGTGGACCACCTGAGCTGGCGCTGGGTCTTCTACGTCAACCTGCCCATCGGCGCGGTGGCCCTGATCGTCATCGCCGCCGTACTGCACATCCCCGTACGCCGTACCCCGCACCGGATCGACTACCTGGGCACCCTCCTGATCGCCGCCGTCGCCGCGGCCCTGGTCCTGATGACCTCGCTGGGCGGCGTCAGCTACCCCTGGGGCTCCTGGCAGATCATCGGCCTCGGTGTCCTGGGCGCGGTGCTGCTGGCCGCGTTCGTCCTCGTGGAGCGCCGGGCCGCCGAGCCCGTGCTGCCGCTGCGCCTGTTCAAGCTGCGCACCTTCACCCTGACCTCGGTCATCGGCTTCGTCATCGGCTTCGCGATGTTCGGATCGATGACCTATCTGCCCACCTTCCTCCAGGTCGTGCACGGCGTGTCACCGACGGTGTCCGGCGTGCACATGCTGCCGATGGTCATCGGCGTGCTGCTGTCCTCCACGGCGTCCGGCCAGATCGTCAGCCGTACGGGCCGCTACAAGGTCTTCCCGATCGCCGGCACCGCCGTGACGGCCGTGGGCCTGCTGCTCCTGCACCAGCTCACCCCGTCCAGCAGTGTCGCCGTCATGAGCGCGTACTTCTTCGTCTTCGGGTTCGGGCTCGGACTGGTCATGCAGGTTCTGGTCCTGATCGTGCAGAACGCCGTGGCCTACCAGGACCTGGGGGCCGCCACCTCCGGCGCGACCTTCTTCCGTTCCATCGGCTCCTCCTTCGGCGTCTCCATCTTCGGCACGATCTTCGCCAACAAGCTCGGGCCACGGATCGCCGACGCACTCGCCGGAGCGCCACTGCCGCCCGGCATCGACCCGTCCAAGATCGCCGAGGACCCGCGGACCGTCGCCCAGCTCCCGCCGGACCGGGCCGGCGGCGTGCTGAACGCGTACTCCACCTCCATCACCGACGTCTTCCTGTACGCGGTCCCGATCGTGCTGTTCGCGTTCGTCCTGGCCTGGTTCCTCAAGGAGGACCCGCTGCGCGGCAGCGTCACCGCGCCCGACAACAGCGAGGTCTACTCCTCCAACCCCGTCGAACGCTCCTCCTACGAGGAATGCGCCCGCGCGCTGTCCAAGCTCGGCAGCCTGGAGGGCCGCAAGAAGATCTACGAGAAGATCACCGCGAAGGCCGGACTGGACCTGAAACCGGCCGCGAGCTGGATGCTGCTGCGGATCAACCGCTTCGGGTCGGTGGAACCCGCGCTCCTCGCCGAGCGCAGCATCGTTCCGCTCCATGTGATCACCGAGGCCGCCCGGCAGATCGAGGAGCGCGGTCTGGCCGTACGCGAAGGGCTGCCGCTGATCCTCACCGAGCGCGGGCGCGAGGTCGCCGCGCGGCTGGCGGCGGCGCGTCAGGAGTCGCTGGCCGAGCTGCTCGGCGACTGGTGGACCGAGGACCGGCCCACGGACCTCACCGAGTTGGTCGAGCAGTTGTCGACGGAGCTGTGCGGCTCGGACGCGGAACGGCCGGACAACGGTGACGCGCGGTGGCGCAGGAACTCCGCGACCGCCGGACGGCCGACGGGCCGCATGCACTGA
- a CDS encoding GNAT family N-acetyltransferase → MNNPATTCLSWTVAAEPVGSPEAMALTREYYTEVSDRYFLLHEGRRSTPAELEEGLADYPTPGLVAPDGLLLVARYGDEAVGCAGVRLLDARTAELKQLFLRTAVRGKGGAGVLLAAAERAAAELGAERIRLDTRLDLVEAIALYRAHGFREIPAYNNSPYAQIFFEKRL, encoded by the coding sequence ATGAACAACCCTGCCACCACCTGCCTCTCCTGGACCGTCGCGGCGGAGCCCGTCGGCTCTCCGGAGGCGATGGCCCTCACGCGCGAGTACTACACCGAGGTCTCCGACCGGTACTTCCTGCTCCATGAGGGGCGCCGTTCCACGCCCGCCGAACTCGAAGAGGGCCTCGCGGACTACCCGACCCCCGGCTTGGTGGCACCGGACGGACTGCTGCTGGTGGCCCGGTACGGGGACGAGGCGGTGGGCTGCGCGGGCGTACGGCTGCTGGACGCGCGGACGGCGGAGCTCAAGCAGTTGTTCCTGCGGACCGCCGTACGCGGCAAGGGCGGTGCGGGCGTACTGCTCGCCGCCGCCGAACGGGCCGCGGCGGAGCTGGGCGCCGAGCGCATACGGCTGGACACCCGGCTGGACCTGGTCGAGGCGATAGCCCTGTACCGCGCGCACGGCTTCCGGGAGATCCCGGCGTACAACAACAGTCCGTACGCGCAGATCTTCTTCGAGAAGCGGCTGTGA
- a CDS encoding antibiotic biosynthesis monooxygenase, which produces MPSVVKINMLTVPAEQREVLEKRFGARAGLVDSADGFEWFELLRPLEGTDNYLVYTRWRDEEAFQAWMEGPMKAAHQGGGNGPGSAAGAGSDGPSGERPKPAATGSTVWSFEVVQQAAPKSQG; this is translated from the coding sequence GTGCCCAGTGTGGTAAAGATCAACATGCTGACGGTTCCGGCTGAGCAGCGGGAGGTCCTGGAGAAGCGCTTCGGTGCGCGCGCCGGGCTGGTGGACTCAGCCGACGGCTTCGAATGGTTCGAGCTGCTGCGCCCGCTGGAGGGCACGGACAACTACCTCGTCTACACGCGCTGGAGGGACGAGGAAGCCTTCCAGGCATGGATGGAGGGCCCCATGAAGGCCGCCCACCAGGGCGGCGGCAACGGTCCCGGGTCCGCCGCCGGTGCCGGGTCCGACGGCCCGTCCGGTGAGCGTCCCAAGCCGGCCGCGACCGGCTCGACCGTGTGGTCCTTCGAGGTCGTACAGCAGGCGGCCCCTAAGTCACAGGGCTGA
- a CDS encoding AraC family transcriptional regulator: MRASQASVDWARYWRDPDRPLEAMHAHFVRHVFHRHSHDAYSFAVTEAGAQRFNCRGGDHTSAAGMVMAFNPDDPHDGQAAAELGFRYRIIYIGQEVVREVLADVAGALTGGPATDRSGGQAAGAVGKHAALPLFAQPVVDDPVLARALHRLHPALMGGADPLVRDERLTAAVTAMVRRNATRRSGPLRPRDLTPGGQLRAARRARALLEDAFDRQLTAEDLADAAGCSRFALYRAFRAAYGMAPSDFQRLLRLRRARTLLARGRTAAEAAAESGFTDQAHFHRWFVRSFGITPGTFRRAGAGADTGPGIRA, encoded by the coding sequence ATGCGGGCAAGTCAGGCATCGGTTGACTGGGCGCGGTACTGGCGCGATCCGGATCGGCCGCTGGAGGCCATGCACGCCCACTTCGTCCGGCACGTTTTCCACCGCCACAGCCACGACGCGTACTCCTTCGCCGTCACCGAAGCCGGCGCCCAGCGCTTCAACTGCCGCGGCGGGGACCACACCAGCGCCGCCGGAATGGTCATGGCGTTCAACCCGGACGATCCGCACGACGGCCAGGCCGCCGCCGAACTCGGCTTCCGGTACCGGATCATCTACATCGGCCAGGAGGTCGTCCGCGAGGTACTGGCCGATGTCGCCGGCGCATTGACCGGTGGCCCGGCCACCGACCGCTCCGGCGGGCAGGCCGCCGGAGCGGTCGGCAAGCACGCCGCTCTGCCGCTGTTCGCGCAGCCGGTGGTCGATGATCCCGTACTGGCCCGGGCGCTGCACCGGCTGCACCCCGCGCTCATGGGCGGCGCCGACCCCCTGGTACGCGACGAACGGCTGACGGCGGCCGTGACGGCGATGGTGCGTCGCAACGCCACCCGGCGGTCCGGCCCGCTGCGGCCCCGGGACCTGACACCGGGCGGTCAGTTGAGGGCCGCCCGGCGGGCGCGCGCCCTGCTGGAGGACGCCTTCGACCGGCAACTGACCGCCGAGGACCTCGCGGACGCCGCCGGATGCAGCCGCTTCGCCCTCTACCGGGCCTTCCGCGCCGCGTACGGGATGGCGCCGAGCGACTTCCAGCGGCTGCTGCGGCTGCGCCGGGCCCGCACGCTGCTCGCCCGGGGCCGTACCGCCGCCGAGGCCGCCGCGGAGTCCGGTTTCACGGACCAGGCCCACTTCCACCGCTGGTTCGTCCGCTCCTTCGGCATCACCCCGGGGACCTTCCGGCGGGCCGGAGCCGGAGCGGACACCGGCCCGGGAATCCGCGCCTGA
- a CDS encoding DUF2330 domain-containing protein: MHGATVWRTPRESPRLRQRALLVVLLLLAVQLVWLARPAYACGCGALVHDSRTTLSVNRETSAVRWDGKTEQIVMSLTVDGTAPDAAWIMPVPHRAEVKLGDRSLFDQLAGITAPVVKTRHYFWPRGTDWPLGGSGGGDGAAAPAPGSGRPSVGVVGRERLGPFDVARLTADDPGALRDWLKANGFHLPGALATELRPYVNQHWEYVAVRLAPAKKGTRLYGTLDPLRLTFASDRLVYPMRLSRLATTPQSLTLYVFASHRMEPRDAIGGSAPSVFYAGEPAPQGAVGRLTDGRTMFLTAIAQDFLFPHRITGDHELRRTAADSPYQRVTYQERILRVGGVPAWILTVGGGLLLVLLLLTTVTLLVRGSKRRRDAALPPPPVHVPPPLA; this comes from the coding sequence ATGCACGGCGCGACGGTATGGCGGACACCGCGGGAGTCGCCGCGGCTGCGGCAGCGGGCGTTGTTGGTGGTGCTGCTGTTGCTGGCGGTTCAGTTGGTGTGGCTGGCCAGGCCCGCGTACGCCTGTGGCTGCGGCGCTCTCGTACACGACTCCCGCACCACCTTGTCGGTGAACCGGGAGACCTCGGCCGTACGGTGGGACGGGAAGACCGAGCAGATCGTGATGAGTCTGACGGTGGACGGTACGGCCCCCGACGCGGCGTGGATCATGCCGGTGCCACACCGGGCCGAGGTGAAACTGGGCGATCGCTCCCTTTTCGACCAACTCGCGGGAATCACCGCCCCCGTCGTCAAGACCCGCCACTACTTCTGGCCCAGAGGCACCGACTGGCCGTTGGGCGGTTCCGGAGGCGGTGACGGAGCCGCGGCCCCGGCTCCGGGGAGCGGCAGGCCGTCGGTGGGGGTGGTCGGACGTGAGCGGCTCGGGCCGTTCGATGTCGCCCGGCTGACCGCCGACGATCCCGGCGCGCTGCGCGACTGGCTGAAGGCCAACGGCTTCCACCTGCCCGGCGCGCTCGCCACCGAGCTGCGTCCGTATGTGAACCAGCACTGGGAGTACGTGGCCGTACGTCTCGCGCCCGCCAAGAAGGGCACGCGCCTCTATGGAACCCTCGATCCGCTGCGACTCACCTTCGCCAGCGACCGGCTCGTCTACCCCATGCGTCTCTCCCGCCTCGCCACCACGCCGCAGTCACTGACTCTGTACGTCTTCGCGTCGCACCGGATGGAGCCGAGGGACGCCATCGGAGGGTCCGCACCCAGCGTCTTCTACGCCGGGGAGCCCGCGCCACAGGGCGCGGTCGGCCGGCTGACCGACGGGCGCACCATGTTCCTGACCGCCATCGCACAGGACTTCCTGTTCCCCCATCGCATCACCGGCGACCACGAGTTGCGGCGGACGGCGGCGGACAGCCCGTACCAACGGGTCACTTATCAGGAGCGGATTCTGCGGGTCGGTGGCGTACCGGCCTGGATCCTCACGGTCGGGGGCGGGCTGCTGCTGGTTCTGCTCCTGCTGACGACCGTGACGCTGCTCGTACGAGGGTCGAAGCGGCGCCGCGACGCCGCCCTGCCGCCGCCTCCGGTGCACGTACCGCCGCCGTTGGCCTGA